A section of the Methanosarcina mazei S-6 genome encodes:
- a CDS encoding DUF6036 family nucleotidyltransferase: protein MIESVEEIQKLFKEIDNFLPRTPETEKLAIFVIGGTVLLEQGLKPATKDIDLVVRNGHEFKLFENTLNILGFKNTKPTSEYIHLNISQVLEREDFRIDLFQTSVCGKFSVTDSMIERGREYLVLDKLAVYLCSNEDVFLFKTMTERSGDIEDCISLAKRGVEWEIILDELKNQIKLSGQNVWITWVGERLDILADEGLYIPILEEVERLSEEYYEMN, encoded by the coding sequence ATGATAGAAAGTGTAGAGGAAATTCAGAAGCTTTTTAAGGAAATTGATAACTTCTTGCCCAGAACTCCTGAAACTGAAAAACTTGCAATTTTTGTTATCGGCGGGACCGTACTTCTGGAACAGGGTCTTAAACCTGCAACAAAAGACATAGACCTCGTAGTTCGAAATGGTCATGAGTTTAAGCTATTTGAAAATACTCTCAATATTCTTGGTTTTAAAAATACAAAACCAACTTCTGAATACATCCATTTAAACATTAGTCAGGTCCTTGAGCGAGAAGATTTCAGAATAGATCTTTTTCAGACAAGTGTCTGCGGAAAGTTTTCGGTCACAGATTCGATGATAGAACGAGGCAGAGAATATTTAGTTCTGGACAAACTTGCTGTTTATCTTTGCTCCAATGAAGATGTTTTCCTGTTCAAGACAATGACCGAAAGGAGCGGGGACATTGAAGACTGTATTTCTCTTGCAAAAAGAGGAGTTGAATGGGAAATAATCCTTGACGAACTTAAAAACCAAATAAAATTAAGTGGACAGAATGTATGGATAACGTGGGTTGGAGAAAGACTTGACATACTTGCAGACGAAGGACTCTATATTCCAATACTTGAGGAAGTGGAAAGACTGAGCGAAGAATATTATGAAATGAATTAA
- a CDS encoding nucleotidyl transferase family protein, translated as MVDKLATDKYSVPIEHIFQIHRSPCKTVLAITGGGAEIIGELLRHGSGSATLLDAVVPYSTDAMDRFLGRKPEKYCSEKTARLMAMVAYQRALGLSKANEFAGQEIIGIGATCKLKAENEREGRKHEIHVAIQADCKTGVSSLELTADRTREEEEKIAALLIFNVLARHCVVSEIDLSDVIETGEGKNEEVIEKYEFVSRPVGDLLKQRKISQDNNYETLSMARINLKEPEAFEEPGEPGEPEKIRLVFPGSFDPCHRNHILMAILASEKLGEPVHFEISLTNVDKPPIDFISLNQRLDSLRIHKNENFMGGICLTNAPLFLQKADLFPDSTFIIGADTFNRLFDAKYYGGTVNIPAILKHFKEKNIRFLVFHRKSTEFCINPDVPELCEIVSLDEYEDDGTSSTEIRRKCENV; from the coding sequence ATGGTAGACAAATTGGCTACAGATAAATACAGTGTGCCTATTGAACACATTTTCCAGATTCACAGATCACCCTGCAAAACCGTCCTTGCAATAACCGGCGGCGGGGCAGAAATTATTGGAGAGCTCCTCCGCCACGGCAGCGGCTCTGCAACTCTACTGGATGCTGTCGTTCCTTACAGCACAGATGCCATGGACCGTTTTCTCGGCAGGAAGCCTGAAAAATACTGCTCTGAAAAAACTGCGAGATTAATGGCAATGGTCGCTTACCAGCGAGCCCTTGGACTGTCTAAAGCAAATGAGTTTGCAGGCCAGGAAATAATAGGGATTGGAGCGACCTGCAAACTAAAAGCAGAAAACGAACGGGAAGGCAGAAAGCACGAAATCCATGTTGCCATCCAGGCAGACTGTAAGACAGGAGTAAGTTCTCTTGAATTGACAGCAGACAGGACAAGGGAAGAGGAAGAAAAGATTGCTGCGCTCCTGATTTTCAATGTACTTGCCCGCCACTGCGTAGTTTCTGAGATAGATTTATCGGACGTGATTGAAACAGGGGAAGGAAAAAATGAAGAGGTTATTGAAAAATATGAGTTTGTCTCCAGGCCTGTTGGAGATCTCCTGAAACAGCGGAAGATTAGTCAGGATAATAATTATGAAACCCTGAGCATGGCAAGAATCAATTTAAAAGAACCAGAAGCCTTCGAAGAACCCGGAGAGCCTGGAGAGCCCGAAAAGATCAGGCTTGTGTTCCCCGGATCTTTTGACCCCTGCCATAGAAATCACATCCTTATGGCAATACTGGCTTCGGAAAAGCTTGGGGAACCCGTCCATTTTGAAATTTCGTTGACAAATGTGGACAAGCCTCCCATAGATTTTATTTCGCTGAACCAGAGGCTTGATTCTTTAAGGATACACAAAAATGAAAACTTTATGGGTGGCATTTGTCTGACGAATGCGCCGCTTTTCCTTCAGAAAGCGGACCTTTTCCCGGACAGCACCTTTATCATCGGAGCGGATACTTTTAACAGGCTGTTTGACGCGAAATATTATGGAGGCACAGTCAACATACCTGCCATTTTAAAGCATTTTAAGGAGAAGAATATACGTTTCTTGGTATTTCACAGAAAATCAACTGAATTTTGCATCAATCCTGATGTCCCTGAACTTTGCGAGATTGTATCCCTGGATGAATACGAAGATGATGGAACGTCTTCTACGGAAATCAGAAGGAAATGTGAAAATGTGTAA